The following proteins are co-located in the Nocardia bhagyanarayanae genome:
- a CDS encoding DUF664 domain-containing protein, translated as MADREREDLIAMLADQRELFRITVCGIDDEQARKRTTVSELTLGGLLHHLINCERHWTSVIATRDEHAELDVSKFAGEYVMAPDETVQGLLDTWDEVAAATAELIRTVDGLDTSIPTPTAPWTPERIWQTVRFTILHILREIAHHSGHADIIREALDGQNSTYSRVS; from the coding sequence ATGGCCGATCGGGAGCGCGAGGATCTCATCGCGATGCTGGCGGATCAGCGCGAGCTGTTCCGGATCACCGTCTGCGGCATCGACGACGAGCAGGCGCGCAAACGCACGACGGTCAGCGAGCTGACCCTCGGCGGTCTGCTGCATCACCTGATCAACTGCGAGCGGCACTGGACCTCGGTGATCGCGACCCGCGACGAGCACGCCGAACTGGACGTGTCCAAGTTCGCGGGCGAGTACGTCATGGCGCCGGACGAGACGGTGCAGGGTCTGCTGGACACCTGGGACGAGGTGGCCGCCGCCACGGCCGAGCTGATCCGCACCGTGGACGGTCTGGACACCTCGATCCCCACTCCGACCGCACCGTGGACGCCCGAAAGAATCTGGCAGACAGTGCGTTTCACGATCCTGCACATCCTGCGGGAGATCGCGCACCACTCCGGGCACGCCGACATCATCCGCGAGGCGCTGGACGGGCAGAACAGCACCTATTCCAGGGTGTCCTGA
- the topA gene encoding type I DNA topoisomerase, whose protein sequence is MIVESPTKARKIAPYLGRNYTVEASVGHIRDLPRGAADVPAKYKGQPWARLGVDVDNDFEPIYVVSPDKKAKVTELKSLLKDADELYLATDPDREGEAIAWHLLETLKPKVPVRRMVFHEITEPAIQAAAADTRELDPDLVDAQETRRILDRLYGYEVSPVLWKKVMPRLSAGRVQSVATRVIVQRERERMQFRSAEYWDIAAKLDAGTGEAVDASNPRTFGARLVNVDGARVATGRDFGSDGQLKSSNGVIVLDEGYARRLAEALDGADLVVSSAEAKPYSRKPYAPFMTSTLQQEAGRKLRFTSERTMRVAQRLYENGYITYMRTDSTTLSESAIAAARSQATQLYGAEYVHPTPRQYTRKVKNAQEAHEAIRPAGDTFATPGQLHARLDNDEFRLYELIWQRTVASQMADARGTTLTLRITGVAGTGEECVFSASGRTITFPGFLKAYVESVDEEAGGQSDDAESRLPALEEGQGVTAVELNPDGHSTNPPARYTEASLIKTLEELGIGRPSTYSSIIKTILDRGYVYKRGSALVPSWVAFAVVGLLEAYFGRLVDFDFTAAMEDDLDAIAGGREQRGNWLSSFYFGGDHGVEGSVARSGGLKKMVGEQLDDIDAREVNSIKLFTDDEGRDVVVRVGRFGPYLERMVANPDDPEGDSISQRANLPDDLPPDELTAEVAEKLFATPQEGRRLGVDPATGNEIVAKEGRFGPYVTEILPEPAAEETPAKKTAKKAAAPKPRTGSLFKSMDLATITLDDALKLLSLPRVVGADPASGEEITAQNGRYGPYLKKGTDSRSLASEDQIFTVSLDEALKIYAEPKRRGRQAASAAPLRELGNDAATGKPMVIKDGRFGPYVTDGETNASLRKGDEVETITDERASELLADRRARGPVKKAAKKTAAKKAPAKKTATKTATAKKTTAKKTTAKKTATKKAAAEKS, encoded by the coding sequence GTGATCGTCGAGTCCCCGACCAAGGCCCGCAAGATCGCGCCCTATCTGGGCCGCAACTACACGGTGGAGGCCTCGGTCGGCCACATTCGGGACCTGCCGCGGGGAGCGGCGGACGTGCCGGCCAAGTACAAGGGACAGCCGTGGGCGCGTCTCGGCGTGGACGTGGACAACGATTTCGAGCCCATCTATGTGGTGAGCCCGGATAAGAAGGCCAAGGTCACCGAGCTCAAGAGCCTGTTGAAGGACGCCGACGAGCTGTACCTCGCCACCGACCCCGACCGCGAGGGCGAGGCCATCGCCTGGCATCTGCTCGAGACGCTGAAGCCGAAGGTGCCGGTGCGCCGGATGGTGTTCCACGAGATCACCGAGCCCGCCATCCAGGCCGCGGCCGCGGACACCCGCGAGCTCGATCCGGATCTGGTCGACGCGCAGGAGACCCGGCGCATCCTGGACCGGCTGTACGGCTACGAGGTCAGCCCGGTGCTGTGGAAGAAGGTCATGCCGCGGCTGTCGGCGGGCCGGGTGCAGTCCGTGGCGACCAGGGTGATCGTCCAGCGCGAGCGGGAGCGGATGCAGTTCCGTTCAGCGGAGTACTGGGACATCGCGGCCAAGCTGGACGCCGGTACCGGCGAGGCGGTCGACGCCTCGAATCCGCGGACCTTCGGCGCGCGGCTGGTGAACGTCGACGGCGCGCGGGTCGCGACCGGTCGAGATTTCGGGTCCGACGGGCAGCTCAAGTCGTCCAACGGCGTGATCGTCCTGGACGAGGGCTACGCGCGACGGCTGGCGGAGGCGCTCGACGGCGCTGATCTCGTGGTGTCCTCGGCGGAGGCCAAGCCGTACAGCCGCAAGCCGTACGCGCCGTTCATGACGTCCACGCTCCAGCAGGAGGCGGGCCGCAAGCTGCGTTTCACCTCCGAGCGGACCATGCGGGTGGCGCAGCGGCTCTACGAAAACGGCTACATCACCTACATGCGTACCGACTCCACCACGCTGTCGGAGTCGGCGATCGCCGCGGCCCGCTCACAGGCGACCCAGCTCTACGGCGCGGAGTATGTGCACCCCACACCGCGCCAGTACACCCGCAAGGTGAAGAACGCGCAGGAGGCGCACGAGGCGATCCGCCCCGCGGGTGACACCTTCGCCACGCCGGGTCAGCTGCACGCGCGGCTCGACAACGACGAGTTCCGCCTGTACGAGCTGATCTGGCAGCGCACCGTCGCCTCGCAGATGGCCGACGCGCGCGGCACCACGCTGACGCTGCGCATCACCGGCGTCGCGGGTACCGGCGAGGAGTGCGTGTTCTCCGCGTCGGGTCGCACGATCACCTTCCCCGGCTTCCTCAAGGCGTACGTGGAGAGCGTGGACGAGGAGGCGGGCGGCCAGTCCGACGACGCCGAATCCCGGCTTCCCGCACTGGAAGAGGGCCAGGGCGTCACCGCGGTCGAGCTGAATCCCGATGGGCACAGCACGAATCCGCCCGCGCGCTACACCGAAGCCTCGCTGATCAAGACGCTCGAAGAGCTCGGCATCGGCCGTCCTTCGACGTATTCGTCGATCATCAAGACGATCCTGGACCGCGGGTACGTGTACAAGCGCGGCAGCGCGCTCGTGCCGTCGTGGGTGGCGTTCGCCGTGGTCGGTCTGTTGGAGGCCTACTTCGGCAGGCTGGTGGACTTCGACTTCACCGCGGCCATGGAGGACGATCTCGACGCCATCGCCGGCGGCCGTGAGCAGCGCGGAAATTGGTTGTCCAGCTTCTACTTCGGCGGCGATCACGGCGTCGAGGGTTCGGTCGCGCGCTCCGGCGGGTTGAAGAAGATGGTCGGCGAGCAGCTCGACGACATCGACGCCCGCGAGGTCAACTCGATCAAGCTCTTCACCGACGACGAGGGCCGCGACGTGGTGGTCCGGGTCGGCCGTTTCGGGCCGTACCTGGAGCGCATGGTCGCCAATCCCGATGACCCCGAAGGTGATTCGATCTCGCAGCGGGCCAACCTGCCCGACGATCTGCCGCCCGACGAGCTGACGGCCGAGGTCGCCGAGAAGCTGTTCGCGACACCGCAGGAAGGGCGCAGGCTCGGCGTCGATCCGGCGACCGGGAACGAAATCGTCGCCAAGGAAGGACGTTTCGGTCCGTACGTCACCGAGATCCTGCCCGAGCCCGCCGCCGAGGAAACGCCCGCCAAGAAGACCGCCAAGAAGGCGGCCGCGCCCAAGCCGCGCACCGGTTCGCTGTTCAAGTCCATGGATCTGGCCACGATCACCCTCGACGACGCGCTCAAGCTGCTGTCGCTGCCCCGGGTGGTCGGCGCGGATCCGGCCTCCGGCGAGGAGATCACCGCGCAGAACGGCCGCTACGGCCCGTACTTGAAGAAGGGCACCGACTCGAGGTCGCTGGCGTCGGAGGATCAGATCTTCACCGTCTCGCTCGACGAGGCGCTGAAGATCTACGCCGAGCCGAAGCGCCGAGGCAGGCAGGCCGCGAGCGCGGCGCCGCTGCGTGAGCTCGGCAACGACGCGGCGACCGGCAAGCCGATGGTGATCAAGGACGGCCGCTTCGGCCCGTACGTCACCGATGGCGAGACCAACGCCAGCCTGCGCAAGGGCGACGAGGTCGAGACCATCACCGACGAGCGCGCCTCGGAGCTGCTCGCCGATCGGCGCGCACGCGGGCCGGTGAAGAAGGCGGCAAAGAAGACCGCGGCGAAGAAGGCCCCGGCCAAGAAGACCGCCACCAAGACCGCGACGGCGAAGAAGACCACCGCCAAGAAGACGACCGCGAAGAAGACCGCGACCAAGAAGGCGGCCGCCGAGAAGTCCTGA
- a CDS encoding DJ-1/PfpI family protein, protein MRILLIAGDAAEDLEVFYPYQRLLEEGHAVDVAAPTVKKLQFVVHDFADGFDTYTEKLGHSWPADIALADVVPENYGALVVPGGRAPEYLRNNQDCQRVVQHFAEERKPIAALCHGPLILAAAGVLTGRSCSAYPALAPDIEAAGGKFVDSEAHVEDNIVTGRAWPDHPAWMREFLRLLRE, encoded by the coding sequence GTGAGAATCCTGTTGATCGCCGGGGACGCCGCCGAAGACCTCGAGGTCTTCTACCCCTACCAACGCCTGCTCGAAGAGGGGCACGCGGTGGACGTCGCGGCGCCGACCGTCAAGAAGCTCCAATTCGTCGTCCACGACTTCGCGGACGGCTTCGACACCTACACCGAGAAACTCGGCCACAGCTGGCCCGCCGACATCGCGCTGGCCGACGTCGTGCCGGAAAACTACGGCGCGCTCGTGGTTCCGGGCGGACGCGCGCCGGAGTACCTGCGCAACAACCAGGACTGCCAGCGCGTCGTCCAGCATTTCGCCGAGGAGCGCAAGCCCATCGCCGCCCTCTGCCACGGCCCGCTGATCCTCGCCGCGGCGGGCGTGCTCACCGGCCGCTCCTGCAGCGCCTACCCCGCCCTCGCCCCAGACATCGAGGCGGCGGGCGGCAAGTTCGTGGACAGCGAGGCGCACGTCGAGGACAACATCGTCACCGGCCGAGCCTGGCCCGACCATCCCGCGTGGATGCGGGAATTCCTCCGGCTGCTGCGCGAGTAG
- a CDS encoding DNA polymerase III subunit delta': protein MAGVFDRLVGQDAVESELTAAAIAARAGVVEGAMTHSWLFTGPPGSGRSIAALCFAAALQCTDPGVPGCGKCHACTTTMAGTHGDVRRVVPEGLSISTKEMREIVQIASRRPSTGRWQVVVIEDADRLTEAAGNVLLKVVEEPPDRTVFLLCAPSVDPEDISVTLRSRCRHVHLVTPSVPAIAKVLKERDRLDEKTANWAASVSGGHVGRARRLATDEEARARRQRALALVAAVGRPGAAYAAADELVKAADDEAKQMSAARDEREREELATALGAGGTGKGAASATRGSAGVLKDLERRQKSRATRTGRDALDRALIDVAGVYRDALAVRFGGSGVALTHPDMSDQIHDLADRVRPEGLLRSIEAVLDCREALDLNVKPRFALAAMVAAIMAAQSA from the coding sequence GTGGCGGGAGTCTTCGATCGGTTGGTCGGCCAGGATGCGGTCGAGTCCGAGCTGACGGCTGCCGCGATCGCCGCCCGCGCGGGGGTGGTCGAGGGCGCGATGACGCATTCCTGGTTGTTCACCGGTCCGCCCGGATCGGGAAGATCCATTGCGGCGCTGTGCTTCGCGGCGGCATTGCAATGCACCGATCCCGGGGTGCCAGGCTGCGGAAAGTGTCACGCCTGCACCACGACCATGGCCGGTACCCACGGTGACGTGCGGCGGGTCGTGCCCGAGGGGCTGAGTATCAGCACCAAGGAGATGCGCGAGATCGTCCAGATCGCCTCGCGCCGCCCGAGCACCGGACGCTGGCAGGTGGTGGTCATCGAGGACGCCGACCGCTTGACGGAGGCGGCGGGCAACGTGCTGCTCAAGGTGGTCGAGGAACCGCCGGACCGCACGGTGTTCCTGCTGTGCGCGCCGTCGGTGGACCCGGAGGACATCTCCGTCACGCTGCGCTCCCGGTGCAGGCACGTGCACCTGGTGACCCCGTCCGTGCCGGCCATCGCCAAAGTGCTGAAGGAGCGCGACCGGCTCGACGAGAAGACCGCGAACTGGGCGGCCTCGGTCAGCGGCGGCCATGTCGGACGGGCGCGGCGGCTGGCCACCGACGAAGAGGCGAGGGCGCGCAGGCAGCGGGCGCTCGCCCTGGTGGCGGCCGTCGGGCGACCGGGCGCGGCCTACGCCGCCGCCGACGAACTGGTGAAGGCCGCCGACGACGAGGCCAAGCAGATGAGCGCGGCCCGCGACGAACGCGAACGCGAGGAGCTGGCCACCGCGCTCGGTGCGGGCGGCACCGGCAAGGGCGCGGCGAGCGCGACCCGCGGCTCCGCCGGCGTGCTCAAGGATCTCGAGCGCCGCCAGAAGTCCCGCGCCACCCGCACCGGTCGCGACGCACTCGACCGAGCGTTGATCGACGTGGCGGGCGTGTACCGCGACGCGCTGGCCGTCCGCTTCGGCGGCTCGGGCGTCGCCCTCACCCACCCCGACATGTCCGACCAGATCCACGACCTCGCCGATCGCGTGCGCCCCGAAGGCCTGCTGCGCTCCATCGAGGCGGTGCTCGACTGCCGCGAAGCCCTCGACCTCAACGTCAAGCCCCGCTTCGCCCTCGCCGCCATGGTCGCGGCCATCATGGCCGCCCAATCCGCCTGA
- a CDS encoding cold-shock protein, which produces MAQGTVKWFNAEKGFGFIAPEDGSADVFVHYSEIQGSGFRTLEENQKVEFEVGQGTKGPQATGVRALS; this is translated from the coding sequence ATGGCACAGGGAACTGTGAAGTGGTTCAACGCGGAGAAGGGGTTCGGCTTCATCGCGCCCGAGGACGGCTCCGCTGACGTCTTCGTCCACTACTCCGAGATCCAGGGTTCGGGCTTCCGCACCCTCGAGGAGAACCAGAAGGTCGAGTTCGAGGTAGGCCAGGGCACCAAGGGCCCCCAGGCCACTGGAGTCCGCGCGCTCAGCTGA
- a CDS encoding LysR family transcriptional regulator → MDVDTRLLRYFAAVAEEGNLTRAAQRLYVSQPALTKQIKQLETLLGATLFTRSRAGMALTEAGRALARRAPALLDDWTRAVSETNAAAAREARVLRVGFLASAANEATTEIIAEFAARRPGWRVDMRQSAWSDPTAGLADGRVDVAILRLPIPGQEKWRVEVLLTEPRCVVLPSTHRFADRDEIPFAELLDEPFVAAPQATGPWRDYWLAIDERGGVPPRIGAVTQHPDDWLNAIANGYGIALAPESAARFYQRPGVVFRSVVGIAASQVGVAWNPIDDENAPVQDFVRSCLRYEQT, encoded by the coding sequence ATGGATGTCGACACTCGGCTGCTGCGCTACTTCGCCGCCGTCGCCGAGGAGGGGAACCTGACCCGCGCGGCCCAACGGCTGTACGTCTCGCAACCGGCGCTCACGAAGCAGATCAAGCAGCTCGAAACATTGCTGGGAGCAACGCTTTTCACGCGTTCGCGGGCGGGAATGGCGCTCACCGAGGCGGGGCGCGCCCTGGCGCGACGGGCGCCCGCTTTGCTCGACGACTGGACTCGCGCGGTATCCGAAACCAATGCCGCCGCCGCGCGAGAGGCCCGCGTCCTGCGCGTCGGTTTCCTGGCCAGCGCCGCCAACGAGGCCACCACGGAGATCATCGCCGAATTCGCCGCGCGCAGGCCGGGCTGGCGAGTGGACATGCGCCAGAGTGCCTGGTCGGATCCGACCGCGGGATTGGCCGACGGCCGGGTCGACGTCGCGATACTGCGGCTGCCGATCCCCGGCCAAGAGAAGTGGCGCGTCGAGGTGCTGCTCACCGAGCCGCGCTGCGTCGTCCTGCCGAGTACGCACCGGTTCGCCGATCGCGACGAGATCCCGTTCGCGGAGTTGCTGGACGAGCCGTTCGTGGCCGCACCGCAGGCGACCGGTCCATGGCGGGACTATTGGCTCGCGATCGACGAGCGGGGTGGCGTTCCGCCGCGCATCGGCGCCGTCACCCAGCACCCGGACGACTGGCTCAACGCGATCGCGAACGGGTACGGGATCGCCTTGGCGCCGGAGTCCGCGGCGCGTTTCTATCAGCGGCCCGGCGTCGTTTTCCGGTCGGTGGTCGGCATCGCCGCCAGCCAGGTCGGTGTCGCGTGGAATCCGATCGATGACGAGAACGCGCCGGTCCAGGACTTCGTCCGCAGTTGCCTGCGCTACGAGCAGACGTGA
- a CDS encoding WD40 repeat domain-containing protein yields MTGIKVGDLFYQPVVEMHLDRFFVERPWLAEALTELLDEPDCRFVLVTGGPGSGKSSFASWLVEHEPSALRYFIRRDSMSRASAGDVRSVLLTLGHQFAVLHPEAFETDALRLVIEQQAGRVGPGGRMVGIKVDDLVVSPFAATSAVVRQRAGEIDGEVVAVQAGRIVADERLLDFENLQYLALLAPAIALARIRPERRVLVVIDGVDELRFLPGDQVANVLNWLAVCPELPANIRVVVTARPDRVLLSRFRGAQRRWLRELAISEESTEVDRDLRRYTSRVASVEPLLGAGLRAVDLVPERFLAEVAERADGSFQYARSVLRAVLDASANERHGDLAALARLAELPGELNELYAFFLGLIRENAPTKVPVTSDPEREDPAWAALYHPLLAAFALAQEPLTPNAAAELIGLSVAPEWIADAVQSLAQFLDEVDGGYQLYHESFGEFLESERTDPLLRVDSTHWHNRITARALRRFGGGAGWQAADPYLRRYLAVHAAAAGRLDELVLDAGFLVAAEPDVLLRELPLLRGAEAKAAGWVYEAAARRFSGRPVRERPGHLEFVARQQRMDALTAGLADLDVERDLSVRWLHTWLWHPHHRLGRFGDTHPVAMAADPELDEIVLLGGDGVVRTVDRVTGLVSRAFDLAAVVGTPLALNLGTAFGRIVAIVGAADGRVHIFDPVTGAPSVPPLSGRAGFDRLPRLVVAGRIASGSVTLGAPAELAAVAVADIDDHAYAVAGDFDGVVTVWDLATGEPRALLNPFEYGTPESFAFTSLDGVPAVVIGDQYGRLAVLHLGDIPADLGPAPIHEQEPEAVIAAFHNINACVAVDVSGQAVVVTAGDDGVVRFWNPHDGSHIGDPIVVDAESLHALAVLPGDILAVGGRSLNLYALADRRRLATVPVPHDSATTVLATTRFRGEVALVSAGYDRVVNIWPVAELLSAATAEAPGLATVYGVVTGEVAGRAVVVSGGSDSTLRQWDADSGEPMGAAITTGQDGIRCLASIASGANLLVAAGGFDNTIVLASFTATGGAVVGTLTGHGRYIAALAFGWVGKRLMLASGSGDHTVRLWDVANHTCAQTLAGHLGTVEAVMFLPPRRSMFFGSHPRLLSGGDDGALRLWDLRDGTQIGAPLVDPDGLLVDDNDPPPPDLPPDDSQWTREDYFLAAEDARSRADLAFWRAEKAKQMSGTAPDPVWMERMGGRYRPYLAFARIGAAEHEPVYAATISGIRVWDLEAGLAGAWIPLHPGAIDAIRADEVDGGHRLLGAGNHGELTLSYPGEEQPRVRFDTSGHLFAICTHPADPRILILGGVHGLMSIALTRRGEVH; encoded by the coding sequence ATGACCGGCATCAAGGTCGGTGATCTTTTCTATCAGCCGGTCGTCGAGATGCACCTCGACCGGTTCTTCGTCGAACGGCCCTGGCTCGCCGAGGCACTCACCGAACTGCTCGACGAACCCGACTGCCGCTTCGTGTTGGTCACCGGCGGTCCCGGTAGCGGAAAGTCGTCGTTCGCCTCCTGGCTGGTCGAACACGAGCCGAGCGCGCTGCGCTACTTCATCCGCCGCGACAGCATGTCGCGCGCATCGGCCGGTGACGTGCGCTCGGTCCTGCTCACCCTCGGGCACCAGTTCGCGGTGCTGCACCCCGAGGCATTCGAGACCGACGCGTTGCGGCTGGTGATCGAGCAGCAGGCGGGTCGGGTCGGCCCTGGCGGCCGGATGGTCGGTATCAAGGTGGACGATCTGGTCGTCTCGCCGTTCGCTGCGACATCGGCGGTGGTGAGGCAGCGCGCCGGGGAGATCGACGGTGAGGTCGTCGCGGTGCAGGCGGGGCGGATCGTCGCCGACGAACGCCTGCTCGATTTCGAGAATCTCCAGTACCTCGCGCTGCTCGCACCGGCCATCGCGCTGGCCCGAATCCGCCCGGAAAGACGGGTTCTCGTCGTCATCGACGGCGTGGACGAGTTGCGCTTCCTGCCTGGTGACCAGGTCGCCAACGTGCTGAACTGGCTGGCCGTCTGCCCCGAACTGCCCGCGAACATCCGGGTGGTCGTCACCGCGCGCCCGGACCGCGTCCTGCTGTCCAGATTCCGGGGCGCGCAGCGGCGCTGGCTGCGGGAACTGGCGATCAGCGAGGAGTCCACGGAGGTCGACCGGGATCTGCGCCGCTACACCAGCCGGGTCGCGTCGGTCGAGCCGCTGCTCGGCGCTGGTTTGCGCGCGGTGGACCTGGTGCCGGAGCGCTTCCTCGCGGAGGTGGCCGAGCGCGCCGACGGCAGCTTCCAGTACGCGCGTTCGGTGCTACGCGCCGTGCTCGACGCGAGCGCCAACGAACGGCACGGCGACCTGGCCGCACTGGCTCGCCTCGCGGAGCTGCCCGGCGAACTGAACGAGCTCTATGCCTTCTTCCTCGGGCTCATCCGGGAGAACGCGCCGACCAAAGTGCCGGTGACCAGCGATCCGGAGCGAGAAGACCCGGCGTGGGCGGCGCTGTATCACCCGCTGCTCGCGGCATTCGCCCTGGCGCAGGAACCGTTGACACCGAACGCTGCCGCCGAACTGATCGGGCTGTCAGTCGCGCCGGAGTGGATCGCCGACGCGGTGCAGAGCCTCGCACAGTTCCTCGACGAGGTCGACGGCGGATATCAGCTCTACCACGAGAGCTTCGGCGAATTCCTGGAGTCGGAGCGAACCGACCCGCTGCTGCGCGTCGATTCCACGCACTGGCACAACCGGATCACCGCTCGCGCCCTGCGCCGATTCGGCGGCGGCGCGGGCTGGCAGGCGGCCGACCCCTACCTGCGCCGCTACCTGGCTGTTCATGCCGCGGCTGCGGGCAGACTGGACGAGCTGGTGCTCGATGCGGGATTCCTCGTCGCAGCTGAGCCGGACGTGCTGCTCCGTGAGCTGCCGCTGCTCCGCGGCGCCGAGGCCAAGGCCGCGGGTTGGGTGTACGAGGCCGCTGCCCGCAGGTTCTCGGGCCGCCCGGTTCGGGAACGTCCCGGCCACCTGGAATTCGTCGCTCGGCAACAGCGGATGGACGCGCTCACCGCTGGTCTCGCCGACCTCGATGTCGAGCGCGACCTCTCGGTGCGGTGGTTGCACACGTGGCTGTGGCACCCGCATCACCGGCTCGGTCGATTCGGTGACACCCATCCCGTGGCCATGGCCGCCGATCCCGAACTGGACGAAATCGTGCTGCTCGGCGGCGACGGCGTCGTGCGGACAGTCGACCGCGTCACCGGACTGGTCTCGCGGGCGTTCGATCTCGCGGCCGTGGTGGGTACGCCCTTGGCGCTGAATCTCGGTACCGCGTTCGGCCGCATCGTCGCCATCGTCGGGGCCGCCGATGGTCGCGTGCACATTTTCGATCCGGTGACCGGCGCGCCCAGCGTGCCGCCGCTCTCGGGCCGGGCGGGCTTCGACAGACTGCCCCGGCTGGTCGTGGCGGGCCGGATAGCCTCGGGATCGGTGACGCTCGGCGCGCCTGCCGAACTCGCCGCGGTTGCCGTGGCCGACATCGACGACCATGCGTACGCGGTCGCGGGGGATTTCGACGGCGTCGTCACCGTCTGGGATCTCGCCACCGGTGAGCCGCGCGCCCTGCTCAATCCCTTCGAGTACGGAACCCCCGAGTCGTTCGCCTTCACCTCGCTCGACGGTGTTCCCGCCGTGGTGATCGGCGACCAGTACGGCAGGCTCGCGGTGCTGCACCTCGGCGACATCCCGGCCGATCTCGGTCCGGCCCCGATCCACGAGCAGGAACCCGAGGCGGTCATAGCGGCCTTCCACAACATCAATGCCTGTGTCGCCGTGGATGTTTCGGGCCAGGCGGTCGTCGTCACCGCAGGTGACGACGGCGTGGTCCGCTTCTGGAACCCTCACGACGGCAGCCACATCGGCGACCCGATCGTCGTCGACGCCGAGTCGCTGCACGCGCTCGCGGTGCTGCCCGGCGACATCCTCGCCGTCGGCGGACGCTCGCTGAACCTCTACGCGCTGGCGGACCGCCGTAGGCTCGCCACCGTTCCCGTGCCGCACGACAGCGCCACCACGGTCCTGGCCACCACGCGCTTCCGCGGCGAGGTCGCGCTGGTTTCCGCCGGCTACGACCGGGTGGTCAACATCTGGCCGGTCGCGGAGTTGCTGTCGGCCGCCACGGCGGAGGCGCCGGGCCTGGCGACTGTCTACGGGGTGGTCACGGGCGAGGTGGCCGGGCGCGCGGTGGTGGTTTCCGGCGGTTCCGACAGCACTTTGCGCCAATGGGACGCGGACAGCGGCGAGCCGATGGGCGCGGCGATAACCACCGGGCAGGACGGTATTCGTTGTCTCGCCTCGATCGCATCCGGGGCGAACCTGCTGGTCGCCGCGGGCGGATTCGACAACACCATCGTCCTGGCGTCGTTTACAGCGACCGGGGGCGCGGTGGTCGGGACACTCACCGGACACGGGCGATACATCGCCGCACTGGCATTCGGCTGGGTCGGCAAGCGGTTGATGCTCGCGTCCGGCAGCGGGGACCACACGGTACGGCTGTGGGACGTGGCGAATCACACCTGTGCGCAGACCCTCGCCGGGCACCTCGGCACGGTGGAGGCGGTCATGTTCCTGCCGCCGCGGCGGTCGATGTTCTTCGGGTCGCACCCGCGGCTGCTCTCCGGCGGCGACGACGGCGCCCTGCGGCTGTGGGACCTGCGCGACGGCACCCAGATCGGGGCGCCGCTCGTCGACCCGGACGGGCTGCTCGTGGACGACAACGACCCGCCGCCGCCGGACCTTCCCCCCGACGATTCACAGTGGACCCGCGAGGACTACTTCCTCGCCGCCGAGGACGCCAGAAGCCGTGCCGACCTCGCCTTCTGGCGCGCCGAGAAGGCCAAACAGATGAGCGGCACCGCCCCGGATCCGGTATGGATGGAGCGCATGGGCGGCCGCTACCGGCCGTACCTCGCGTTCGCCCGGATCGGCGCCGCCGAACACGAGCCCGTCTATGCGGCGACCATTTCCGGTATCCGGGTCTGGGATCTGGAAGCCGGGCTCGCGGGCGCGTGGATTCCGCTGCATCCGGGCGCGATCGACGCCATTCGGGCCGACGAAGTCGACGGCGGCCACCGGCTGCTCGGTGCCGGTAACCACGGCGAGCTGACCCTCAGCTACCCCGGCGAGGAACAGCCGCGGGTGCGGTTCGACACCAGCGGCCACCTCTTCGCGATATGCACCCACCCCGCCGACCCGCGCATTCTCATCCTCGGCGGCGTGCACGGACTGATGTCGATCGCGCTGACGCGCAGGGGAGAAGTTCACTAG
- a CDS encoding DoxX family protein produces MFALYVTLTTITALGAATAAWMNFVRHPIPVAAADEVRVPHSWMLPLGSLLGIGAIGLVAGFAVPIVGIAAATGLVLYFIGAVIAHLRVSDFNLGRVSAALTLTVATLAATLAYRIG; encoded by the coding sequence GTGTTCGCCCTCTACGTCACTCTCACCACGATCACCGCGCTCGGCGCCGCGACCGCCGCCTGGATGAACTTCGTCCGCCACCCCATTCCCGTGGCCGCGGCCGACGAGGTGCGGGTGCCGCACTCCTGGATGCTTCCGCTGGGTTCGCTGCTCGGAATCGGAGCGATCGGCCTCGTCGCCGGTTTCGCGGTACCGATCGTCGGCATCGCCGCCGCGACCGGCCTCGTCCTCTACTTCATCGGCGCGGTCATCGCCCACTTGCGGGTCTCGGACTTCAACCTCGGCCGGGTATCCGCGGCTCTCACCCTCACCGTGGCCACCCTCGCCGCCACCTTGGCGTACCGGATCGGCTGA